The proteins below come from a single Miscanthus floridulus cultivar M001 chromosome 1, ASM1932011v1, whole genome shotgun sequence genomic window:
- the LOC136475397 gene encoding pentatricopeptide repeat-containing protein At4g01570-like produces the protein MPPGLVAAAPIGRRLSTAAATPLSSLTDALLATRLASHLLTTPHLPAALLPAAPLPLPVHLHILRHPALPPASKLSFFLAATPPASPLLASTFPVLLRALAAGSPPLLDELLPFALSSASPSTLLPALLSCLLSASRLDAALSLLDASPPDLLPRLAAAALPSLIASPNLIAAVPAIRKLLPIASHPPPVRATNRLLLALSKENLCDDFRYVFEEMSRRGLPSNVRLYNICIHAFGKWRQLGMSLRLFAAMKAATPPVAPDICTYNSVIRALVVGGRVPDALVIFYEMKSSGIEPDVFTYRAVMNGCCKSFRMDDALRVFQEMWGSSGVKSDVVVYNSLLDGMFKAKKLDEACGFFETMVADGIQCSASTHNIVIDGLFKNGRAEAACRLFYELRRKGQLLDGIAYSIMVREFCKEGMGDQVAEAVELVKEMEQQGFSVDLVTITSLLIGFNKSKRWDLEEQIVKFIRDGTVLPDAIRWKSNMMVALRGPHGREKDGTPLFSFDGNMDDVMSLVNHVGHTGTDEETPNSDPKDDWSLSPHLDHLAKHADSLNSSAVFTMHRGQRVQGMGAKTFDADMVNTYLSIFLAKGKLSVACKLFEIFTNLGNKGTSYTYNSLMTSFVKKGYLKQVWAILHERDGQLCPNDVATYNLIIQGLGQMGKAEVASTIIDRLSKKGLYMDIVMYNTLINQLGKVGKVEEAGCLFEQIIRSGMKPDVVTFNTLININVKAGRLKEADKYLRRMITEGIAPNYATETILIFLDKEIEKRRQQHK, from the coding sequence ATGCCGCCCGGGCTGGTCGCTGCCGCTCCCATCGGCCGCCGGCTCTCGACCGCGGCCGCCACGCCGCTGTCCAGCCTCACCGACGCGCTCCTCGCCACCCGCCTCGCTAGCCACCTCCTCACCACACCGCACCTACCTGCCGCGCTGCTGCCCGCGGCGCCGCTGCCGCTCCCCGTCCACCTCCACATCCTCCGCCACCCGGCGCTCCCACCGGCCTCCAAGCTCTCCTTCTTCCTCGCCGCCACGCCGCCCGCCTCCCCGCTACTCGCGTCCACCTTCCCCGTCCTCCTCCGCGCGCTCGCCGCCGGCTCCCCACCACTCCTCGACGAGCTCCTCCCGTTCGCGCTCTCCTCCGCGTCCCCGTCCACCCTCCTCCCCGCCCTCCTCTCATGTCTCCTCTCCGCTTCGCGCCTCGACGCCGCGCTCTCCCTCTTGGACGCCTCGCCGCCAGACCTCCTCCCCCGCCTCGCCGCAGCTGCTCTCCCTTCCCTCATAGCCTCCCCGAACCTCATCGCCGCCGTCCCCGCCATCCGCAAGCTGCTTCCCATCGCCTCCCACCCACCACCCGTCCGGGCAACGAACCGCCTCCTCCTGGCCTTATCGAAGGAGAACCTCTGCGACGACTTCCGCTATGTGTTCGAAGAAATGTCGAGGAGGGGCCTCCCTTCGAATGTAAGGTTATACAACATTTGCATCCACGCGTTTGGCAAGTGGAGGCAGCTGGGTATGTCGCTGAGGCTTTTCGCAGCAATGAAGGCCGCCACTCCTCCTGTTGCGCCAGACATATGCACGTATAATTCAGTCATCCGGGCGCTTGTGGTTGGTGGACGGGTACCGGATGCTTTGGTgattttttatgaaatgaaatcttCTGGAATTGAGCCAGATGTCTTTACTTATCGAGCAGTCATGAATGGGTGCTGCAAGAGTTTTCGGATGGATGATGCACTGCGTGTGTTTCAGGAGATGTGGGGCAGCAGTGGGGTGAAgagtgatgtggtggtgtacaatTCACTTCTCGATGGGATGTTTAAAGCAAAGAAGCTTGACGAGGCATGCGGTTTTTTTGAGACAATGGTGGCTGATGGAATCCAATGCTCAGCAAGCACACACAACATTGTGATAGATGGGCTGTTTAAGAATGGGAGGGCAGAAGCAGCATGTCGGCTTTTTTATGAGCTAAGAAGGAAAGGGCAACTGTTGGATGGAATTGCTTATAGTATCATGGTGAGGGAGTTCTGCAAGGAGGGGATGGGGGACCaagttgcagaggccgtagagtTGGTGAAGGAGATGGAGCAGCAAGGCTTCAGTGTTGATTTGGTTACAATAACATCATTGCTAATAGGTTTTAACAAGAGTAAACGTTGGGACTTGGAAGAGCAAATAGTAAAGTTTATAAGGGACGGCACTGTATTGCCGGATGCCATTCGGTGGAAATCAAACATGATGGTTGCCTTGAGAGGACCTCACGGCAGAGAGAAAGATGGGACACCACTGTTTTCCTTTGATGGTAATATGGATGATGTGATGAGTTTGGTTAACCATGTGGGACATACTGGTACTGATGAAGAAACCCCAAATAGTGATCCCAAGGATGATTGGTCACTGTCACCACACTTGGACCATCTTGCTAAACATGCTGACAGTTTGAACAGCTCTGCTGTATTTACAATGCACAGAGGGCAGAGGGTGCAAGGTATGGGTGCCAAGACTTTTGATGCTGACATGGTCAATACATACTTGTCAATTTTTTTAGCCAAAGGGAAGTTGAGTGTTGCTTGCAAGTTATTTGAGATCTTTACGAATCTAGGAAACAAAGGGACAAGTTATACATACAATTCACTGATGACCTCCTTTGTCAAGAAGGGCTATTTGAAACAGGTATGGGCAATTCTTCATGAAAGGGATGGACAGCTCTGCCCTAATGATGTAGCAACATATAATCTAATCATTCAAGGTCTTGGCCAGATGGGGAAAGCAGAGGTTGCTAGCACAATTATTGATCGGTTGTCAAAGAAAGGTCTTTACATGGACATTGTCATGTATAACACTTTGATCAATCAGTTGGGAAAGGTCGGAAAGGTTGAAGAAGCAGGCTGCTTGTTTGAGCAGATCATCAGAAGTGGCATGAAGCCAGATGTTGTTACTTTTAATACATTGATCAATATTAATGTAAAAGCTGGTAGACTAAAGGAAGCTGACAAATATTTGAGGAGGATGATCACAGAAGGCATTGCGCCAAACTATGCCACAGAAACAATATTGATTTTCCTTGATAAGGAGATTGAAAAGAGAAGGCAGCAGCACAAATGA
- the LOC136453065 gene encoding peroxidase 35-like — protein MWQGLPRHRPRRGTDAPRPTAQQDLNTDRRPASIAIERELLLMRIGSDATMDPGFASQLNGTCSSHPNAFAFLDPSPVGFDNAFYRNLQVGKGLLGSDQVLYSDIRSHSTVDYYASNQGAFFGDFVAAMTKLGRIGVTMPAIGDEIRPV, from the coding sequence atgtggcagggtctgccACGCCATAGACCACgacgcggcactgacgcgccaaggCCCACGGCGCAGCAGGACCTGAACACAGACAGAAGACCAGCCTCAATTGCAATTGAACGGGAGCTGCTGTTGATGAGGATCggcagcgacgcgaccatggaccccggcttcgcTTCGCAGCTAAACGGCACCTGCAGCTCCCACCCCAACGCCTtcgccttcctcgacccctcgccagtGGGCTTCGACAATGCCTTCTACCGGAATCTGCAGGTCGGCAAGGGCCTCCTAGGCTCCGATCAGGTGCTCTACTCCGACATAAGGTCGCACAGCACGGTCGACTACTACGCGTCCaaccagggtgccttcttcggTGATTTCGTGGCGGCAATGACCAAGCTCGGAAGGATCGGGGTCACGATGCCGGCCATCGGCGACGagatacgtccagtttga
- the LOC136475388 gene encoding glutamine synthetase root isozyme 2: MALLSDLINLDLSDCTEKIIAEYIWVGGSGMDVRSKARTLSGPVDDPSKLPKWNFDGSSTGQAPGDDSEVILCPRAIFRDPFRKGKNILVMCDCYEPNGKPIPSNKRHGAATIFSHPDVKAEEPWFGIEQEYTLLQKDTNWPLGWPLGGYPGPQGPYYCAAGADKSYGRDIVDAHYKACLYAGIDISGINGEVMPGQWEFQVGPAVGVSAGDQLWVARYILERITEIAGVVVSFDPKPIPGDWNGAGAHTNYSTKSMRSDGGYEVIKKAISKLGLRHREHIAAYGDGNERRLTGRHETADINTFIWGVANRGASVRVGRDTEKEGKGYFEDRRPASNMDPYVVTSLIAETTVLWEPSHSNGSGKGAAAP; encoded by the exons ATGGCTCTGCTCTCCGATCTCATCAACCTCGACCTCTCGGACTGCACCGAGAAGATCATCGCCGAGTACATATG GGTTGGCGGTTCCGGGATGGATGTGAGGAGCAAAGCCAGG ACGCTGTCCGGACCTGTTGATGACCCTAGCAAGCTTCCAAAATGGAATTTCGACGGCTCCAGCACAGGCCAAGCTCCGGGTGACGACAGTGAAGTCATCCTTTG CCCTCGGGCCATCTTCAGAGACCCGTTCAGGAAGGGGAAGAACATACTG GTTATGTGCGACTGCTACGAGCCAAATGGAAAACCGATTCCGAGCAACAAGCGGCACGGGGCGGCGACGATCTTTAGCCACCCTGATGTCAAGGCCGAGGAACCATG GTTTGGGATTGAGCAAGAGTACACCCTTCTTCAGAAGGACACCAACTGGCCTCTTGGTTGGCCGCTGGGCGGCTACCCTGGCCCTCAG GGACCTTACTACTGTGCCGCCGGAGCGGACAAATCCTACGGGCGGGACATCGTGGACGCGCACTACAAGGCCTGCCTCTACGCCGGCATCGACATCAGCGGCATCAACGGGGAGGTCATGCCAGGGCAGTGGGAGTTCCAGGTTGGCCCTGCCGTCGGCGTCTCGGCCGGCGACCAGCTCTGGGTGGCTCGCTACATTCTTGAG AGGATCACCGAGATCGCCGGTGTGGTCGTCTCCTTCGACCCCAAGCCCATTCCG GGAGACTGGAATGGCGCTGGTGCTCACACCAACTACAG CACCAAGTCAATGAGGAGCGACGGCGGGTACGAGGTGATCAAGAAGGCGATCAGCAAGCTGGGCCTCCGGCACCGGGAGCACATCGCCGCGTACGGGGACGGCAACGAGCGCCGCCTCACCGGCCGCCACGAGACCGCCGACATCAACACCTTCATCTGG GGCGTCGCGAACCGCGGGGCGTCGGTGCGGGTGGGCCGCGACACCGAGAAGGAAGGCAAAG GCTACTTCGAGGACAGGAGGCCAGCGTCCAACATGGACCCGTACGTGGTGACCTCGCTGATCGCGGAGACAACCGTCCTGTGGGAGCCCAGCCACTCCAACGGCAGCGGCAAGGGCGCCGCGGCCCCTTGA
- the LOC136475379 gene encoding phosphoglucomutase, cytoplasmic 2-like, which yields MIHPLVLSLPSPAIISPRPRRHRHHTTTPPSLPSHSRSLHHHRFLRATPLVASRGDQRRIVRGATMGLFTVTKKATTPFEGQKPGTSGLRKKVTVFQQPHYLQNFVQSTFNALPADQVKGATIVVSGDGRYFSKDAVQIITKMAAANGVRRVWVGLNSLMSTPAVSAVIRERIGADGSKATGAFILTASHNPGGPTEDFGIKYNMGNGGPAPESVTDKIFSNTTTISEYLISEDLPDVDISVVGLTSFSGPDGPFDVDVFDSSVDYIKLMKTIFDFEAIKKLLTSPKFTFCYDALHGVAGAYAKHIFVEELGADESSLLNCVPKEDFGGGHPDPNLTYAKELVEQMGLGKSSSNVEPPEFGAAADGDADRNMILGKRFFVTPSDSVAIIAANAVQSIPYFASGLKGVARSMPTSAALDVVAKNLNLKFFEVPTGWKFFGNLMDAGMCSICGEESFGTGSDHIREKDGIWAVLAWLSIIAFKNKDNLGGDKLVSVEDIVRQHWATYGRHYYTRYDYENVDAGAAKELMANLVSMQSSLSDVNKLIKEIRSDVSEVVVADEFEYKDPVDGSVSKHQGIRYLFGDGSRLVFRLSGTGSVGATIRVYIEQYEKDSSKTGRDSQDALAPLVDVALKLSKMQEYTGRSAPTVIT from the exons ATGATCCATCCTCTTGTGCTATCCCTGCCCTCCCCCGCTATAATATCGCCGCGCCCTCGTCGCCATCGTCACCACACCACCACTCCTCCCTCCCTGCCCTCTCACTCCCGatccctccaccaccaccgcttcCTCCGCGCCACCCCTCTCGTCGCCTCGCGCGGCGACCAGCGGCGGATCGTCCGCGGCGCAACCATGGGGCTCTTCACTGTGACGAAGAAGGCCACCACGCCCTTCGAAGGCCAGAAGCCCGGCACCTCCGGCCTCCGCAAGAAG GTTACTGTATTCCAGCAGCCTCATTATCTGCAGAACTTTGTCCAATCAACATTCAATGCCCTTCCTGCGGACCAAGTTAAAG GTGCAACCATTGTTGTCTCTGGTGATGGTCGCTATTTCTCAAAAGATGCTGTTCAG ATCATAACAAAAATGGCTGCTGCCAATGGAGTAAGACGTGTTTGGGTTGGACTAAACAGTCTCATGTCTACTCCTGCTGTATCTGCTGTCATCCGTGAAAGAATTGGTGCAGAT GGATCAAAGGCTACTGGTGCCTTCATCTTGACAGCGAGCCATAACCCAGGTGGTCCTACAGAG GACTTCGGTATCAAATACAATATGGGAAATGGTGGACCTGCCCCTGAATCCGTTACCGACAAGATTTTCTCTAATACAACGACAATCTCTGAATACCTCATCTCTGAAGACCTTCCAGAT GTTGATATTTCTGTTGTCGGTCTCACCAGCTTCAGTGGACCCGATGGCCCCTTTGATGTGGATGTCTTTGACTCCAGTGTAGATTACATAAAGTTAATGAA GACAATTTTTGACTTTGAAGCAATAAAAAAGCTGCTGACTTCCCCAAAGTTTACATTCTG TTATGATGCGCTCCATGGTGTTGCTGGAGCTTATGCCAAACACATCTTTGTGGAAGAGCTTGGTGCTGATGAAAGCTCGCTGTTGAATTGTGTCCCGAAA GAGGACTTTGGAGGTGGTCATCCGGATCCTAACCTCACCTATGCAAAAGAGTTGGTTGAACAGATGGGTCTTGGAAAGTCATCCTCAAATGTTGAGCCCCCTGAATTTGGCGCTGCAGCTGATGGAGATGCTGATCGCAACATGATTCTGGGTAAAAG ATTCTTTGTGACACCGTCGGACTCTGTTGCCATTATCGCGGCCAATGCTGTTCAATCAATTCCTTACTTTGCTTCTGGCCTGAAGGGAGTTGCCAG GAGCATGCCAACATCTGCTGCCCTTGATGTTGTTGCAAAGAATTTGAATCTCAAGTTCTTTGAG GTGCCTACTGGGTGGAAGTTTTTTGGGAATTTGATGGATGCTGGAATGTGCTCAATCTGTGGTGAAGAAAGCTTTGGCACTG GATCTGACCACATTCGTGAGAAGGATGGCATCTGGGCtgtgcttgcatggctttctattATTGCTTTCAAGAATAAGGACAACCTTGGAGGAGATAAGCTTGTCAGTGTTGAAGATATTGTCCGTCAGCACTGGGCCACATATGGTCGCCATTATTACACACGCTATGACTATGAG AATGTTGACGCGGGGGCTGCTAAGGAGCTTATGGCAAACCTAGTAAGCATGCAGTCATCACTTTCTGATGTCAACAA GCTGATCAAGGAGATCCGGTCTGATGTTTCTGAAGTAGTTGTAGCTGACGAGTTTGAGTACAAGGATCCTGTTGATGGCTCTGTGTCCAAGCACCAGGGCATCCGATACCTCTTCGGAGATGGTTCACGACTG GTGTTCCGCCTCTCTGGAACCGGTTCTGTTGGTGCCACCATCCGTGTCTACATCGAGCAGTACGAGAAGGATTCCTCCAAGACCGGCAGGGATTCACAGGATGCCCTTGCTCCGTTG GTTGATGTTGCGCTCAAGCTCTCCAAGATGCAAGAGTACACTGGCCGCTCTGCCCCGACCGTTATCACATAA